TAAATAAATAGCAGCACACCAAAAAGCAAGCAAAGGAGCAGGTATTTTCTTTTAATGCCAAACTGGATACAGAAGTAGAGGGGCACCAGGAGCGAAATGGAAAAAGTTAGCCACCCGATTACTTCCATCCGAATAAAGAATTTTGGATAGGGGATTTCAATATAAAATTTAAGGTACTCGGTAATTAGGAGCGAAAAGAAGAGCAGGCAAATTACAGAAAAGATGAGCACCGGATATTGTTTTTTATGGCTGTTGAAATACAGAAAAATATAATACAGCGAGGCTACCAGAAAAGCGCCTGCCATGATAAACATAAGTGAAGAAATAAGCAGCGGCCTGCGGATGAGGTTAACGTAGGTATCGAGCTTTACGCCCACGCTACGTTGCACCCCGGGGTAACTAAACTGTGTGCTGCGCAAGGCTACGGTATGCTTGCCCGGTTTGGAAAGCGAATCTGGAACAGGAAGAATTATAGTTTCGTTACCCGGAATTTCATCAACAACGGGCGAGCCCGGTTTTCCATTGATCCCTATTTTAACCCCATCCCAATAAATTTCGTAAGCCCCAAAAGCAATTACCTGCAGGCCCAATGCACCTCCGCTGTTGGCAATCAGTTCGGTTTTTTCCCTGATCCAGAAAACCTGCCGGCCGGTGGAGCCACGCTCTTGTCGCCAGCCGGTTTCGTTTAAGTTTTTGGCAGCCCAGGTCACATTATCGCCTGTTTTAAATATAGGATCGTATTCTTCGTACAATACCTGCCGTTTGCACGAGCAAAATAAAACTGTGGAAAGTATAAACAGGAGAATACGTTTCATAATTCAAATGTAAGGTAAAGATAAATTGACTTGATGCATTTCAAAAGGATATAGAGCTGTTTGCATGTTTTTTTATTTAGCTATCAGCAGGGAGGATTAATCTTGCAGTATGAAACATATCGCTATCACCTTTACCCTCTTTATTTGTTTTTGGTTAAACAGTACCGCACAATTAAAAGAGCGTTCGTTTTCCGGTCACGTTAAAGAGAAAACAACCAACGCTGCAATACCTTTTGCAAGTGTTACCATTTTAAATGAAGCCGGTAAAGTACTGGTATCGGGCATGGCCGATGATAAAGGAAAGTTTACTTTGGGCACCACACAACAAGGCAAACTTAGCATCGAATTTAGTTTTATGGCCTACCACAAAGTAAGCGTAACAATTGAGGCTGATAAGAATAAAGCTGATTTGGGAACTGTTTTAATGGAGCCTGATACAAGGGTGTTAAACGAAGTATCGGTTACGGCCGAAAAAGCAGCCGTAAGTTTAAAGTTAGATAAAAAGGTTTTTGAGGTTGGAAAAGATATTCTTTCGCAATCGGGTTCGGTAACCGAATTACTGGCGGGGGTACCCTCGGTAAGTGTTGCGCCAGGTGGCGGCATAAGCCTTCGGGGAAACAGTAGTGTATTGGTGCTGATTAACGGCAGGCGGTCTGGTTTAACTGCCGGAACAGCGCTTGAACAATTGCCCGCCGACCAGGTAGAAAGGGTAGAGGTGATTGCCAATCCTTCTGCACAATATGATGCTTCGGGCTCGGCAGGGATTATTAATATTGTGCTAAAAAGAAATAAAAAAAGTGGTTTTAACGGGCAGCTTAGGCTGGTGGGCGGTATTCCGAACGACAGCCGGATTTCGCCGAGTTTAAATTATAAATCGAATAAATTAAATCTCTTTTCAACCGTTGGGCTAAGGTTTTCTGATTATGTTGGTTTATACAAAACCAACCAAAAGGTAAATCAGAATGGTTTTAACAGTATGCTTAACCAAAGGCAGGATGAAAACCGCCATGACGATGGAAGGCTGGTTTATTTCGGTGCCGATTATCAGCCGGATAGTTTAAATACCATTACCATTGCCTACCTGCGCAATGCCACAAAAGACCACGACAAAACAACATTGGCTTATAATTATTTCAGTTCGGTTCCAGATAGTGCGCTTGTGCGCTCGGGCGAATCGTGGGAAAACAGGAATTACAATCAAATTGAATTTAATTACACGCGGCTCTTTAAAAAGCCTGGGAAAAAGTTAACGGTAGATATGCAGTACGATTTCTGGAACAGTGCTAAAAACTGGAATCTTGCTACGAGCAAAATATCGCCATCGGTTGAGCAACGGCCCGAAATTAGCACAAGTAATAATGGTTCGAGCAGAGATTTTGCTGCGCAAAGCGATATGGTTACCCCCCTAAATAACAAAGCTACCTTAACCTATGGCATTAAAGCCGAAAACCGAAGGGTAAACAGCGATTTCCTTGCGGAAGGAAGAACCGGGGACGGCTGGACGGTAATTGATAACATTGACAATGGTGTGGGTTACAATGAGTTTATTGGAAGTGCTTATTTACAATTCAACAGTAAAATCAGCCATTTTTCTTATCAACTGGGGCTACGTAGCGAATATACCGAAGTACGTATAGACGATCGGAGAGATGTATATGATAGTAAAAAGGATTATTTAAAACTGTTTCCAACCCTGCATTTGGGTTACGAAATGAGCAAGAGCACTTCGCTGCAGTTCAGCTACAGCAGACGCATTAACAGACCGGCTTTAAACAACCTTTATCCTTTTAATGAAATAACCGATTACAATTCGAGATATGCGGGCAATCCTGGTCTTAATCCATCCTATGCCAATGTATTCGAACTGGGTTTGCTAAAACGCATGGGTACGCTTATTATCAATCCATCGCTGTACTACCAGCACAATACCGGGGTAATGATCGATTACAATTACCGTGAAAACGGGCTTTTTATTTCCATGCCTATCAACATTAAACAAGAAGAACGCTCAGGGGCAGAACTTTCGGTGCTCTATAATCCTTATAAATGGTTACAAATGAATATGGAATTGAATGTTTACCACTTCAGTCAGGCTGGGGTGTACGCCAGTCAGGATTTCGCTTTTTCGGGTAATACTTATACATCCAGATTAGGTACTCAGGTAAAATTGCCCAATAAATTTAGTGTGCAGGCCCGTTATAATTTTACCGGTGCAGTTAATAATGCACAGAGCAGCATGAAAGCAATCCATTCGATCGATGCGGGGGTTGGTCAGAACTTTTTAAAAGATAAGGCTAGCCTGTTGTTCGATGTGAGCAATTTGTTTAACCTGCGCAAATTTTCTACAACTACAACGGGGCAGGGTTTTAGCATTACGCAGGTAAATAGTCCCAATGCGGCCAGGTATCGACTCACTTTTGTTTACAGGCTTAATTTAAGCGATGGTCAGGGAGTTAGGCAGGCCAAGAGCGGAAATAGAAGTTAGGGGAACGTATTTTTACCATCTAACATATACAAGGTTAAGAATGACCAAGTCGGTTAGGTGTACAGGTAATTTCTTTAACAATTAAAACATATAGGCCCACTTTGGGAAAATTGTTCTTATATACAACTTATATGTCTGCAATGTTTTTTTGTTTTAGGACATCGCAATCGATAATCCCAAACAAAAAGGCAAGTGCGAAAAATCCGTCACTTGCCTTTTTTACCTAAGGTTATATATAAATTAACCCTGGTGCTCAGGCGCTCCATTAGGGTCCATCCAAACATATTCCCAATGGTGGCCATCAAGATCGTCGAAACTATGTTGGTACATAAAGCCGTAATCGGTAGCCGGATTAGGTACTGTGGCACCAGCAGCTACCGCTTTATCTACCATTTCGTTAACGGCATCCTTACTGTCAGCTGATAAGGCAATGGAAGTTTCTATTGCTTTGTGGGCATCGATGATTTCTTTTTGGGTAAAAGTTTGGAAAAAGGTTCTGGTAAGCAGCATAACGTAAATAGTATCGCTGATGATCATGCAGGTTGCTTTCTCATCGGTAAATTGTGGGTTAAAAGTATAACCAAGTTTGGTGAAAAATTCTACTGATTTGTTAAGGTCGCTAACAGCCAGGTTCACAAAAATTTGAGTTGCCATATTGTTTTCTAATTTAGTTTATTCAAAGGTATAATAAAGCCAGGTAGGTATTAATGTGCAAAAACGACAAGTTAAGGGGTTAATCGCGACTTATGCGAAATTTAATGAAATTGGAATGCCCGCTTAAGACAGTCACTCAAAAATTTGCATAAGGTTTTAAAATGATTTGTAATTCTTTTTATCTTTAGTTTTGGTTTCCGATGGCGGCCATTAAATACCAACTCCTTACAAGCCCTAAACCTTTAAAACCATTAATTGCTCATGAAACGAATATTGCCTATTTTAACAGTCTTGCTACCACTTTCTGCTTTAGCTCAACAGAAATTACCAGTTGTAAAAGCAAGTATTGGCCAGGCAAAAATTTACGAAGAGAATAACGCTGTATCGAGCTGGTATATCAATCCAAAAATAAAACTGGACGTTTTTACCACTGGTAAGTTCACAAAACCGAAAAGCATAAAATTCAAAACTGATATTGATTCGATCGTTTTTAACATCAGCCCCGGGCAGAAAAAGGAGTTTATTGTTTTGTTAAACGGAAAAGACTCGTGCCTCACCCAAATTACCGCTCCTGTACTAAAAAACTTCAGTAAGGTATCGCCCGAAATTCACGACTCAATACCTTTTTTTGTAAATAAATACAACACGAATTTTTTGCCGGTTGTTTTTAACGGTACTGATTCCCTGTTAATGAATTTTGATTCGGGAGCAAATGATATAGATCTTACCACCGCTGCATTGGCGAAAAAAGTGAAGTCGAAACCCAAGCTTTATAACACAGATTATGATATTAAAATTGGAAACCATATTTATAAAAGCAAAATTTATGATATCGAATTAGCTGGGAATGAAGTTGATGGTCTGGTGGGATGGGATATATTCGACGGAATGATTGTAGCGTTAGATTATGATCAGAATAAAATGATGGTACATTCTACCATGCCAAAGCAGATTTTACAGGATAAACAATACACCAAGTTTAAGATCACTTATATTAAAAACAAACCTTTTATAGAAAGTGAAATTTCGCAAAGCGGAACCAAAAATAAAAGCCTGTTTTTCTTCGATTTGGGTTACCAGCGCACGGCTATGCTTGATAACGATTTGCTGAGGGAAATGAAGTTTCCAACCGAGAAGATGGAAATTATAAAAAAGGTAATTATGCACGGAATAAAAGGTAATGAGATACCGGTAACCACGGTAAAACTTCAAAGTTTGAAGATTGGTAATTTTGAATTGAAAAATGTGCCAGCTCAGGTGATGGAGCAAAACAAACCCATGCCTGGTGTTAATGTTCATTACCTTGGAACGGATATTCTGAAAAGATTCAATACAGTTTTTGATTTTCAAAATAATGTGATCTATTTAAAGCCAAATCATCTTTATGATGTTGCTTATGCAGACCAAAAAACTTAATAATAATTTTAATCGCAAAGATGACGAAGTGAGGGCGCAAAGAACACAGCCTTAGGTCATTTCGACTGAGGTGCACCGATTGGAGATCTTTTAAAATGTGACTTTTCAGTCTTTTTGTATTACCTATTAATCAATAAATTGAATCTGTTGTACTAAATAAGCCTTCCCAAACTTCTGCGGATCGTGTACCACAGTAGCTTTAATGGCCTTCCACTTTGGCCGTTGCCCTTTTTGCCAGTTTGCACGGATTTCCTGTGCATTTAGCCAGATTTCTTCAAGCTCGTTCTGAACGGTACTATTTGCATAAGTGAGCTGTAACTTATCTGGAATCATATAATAATCGGCTCCTGTTTTGCTTAACCTAATATTCGGTCCGCCAACAGCGTAATTGGTAATGAGCTGCACGGTGAAAGATTCATTTCCTTTATACTGTTCTTTGCTAATTATCTTTTCGAAAATAAAGTAATATTCAGGTCCGTCTTGAAGTGGCTCTTTATCGCGGTTGAACCTGGCTTTAACTCGGTAAGTATAACCGGGTTCCCTTTGATCAAAACCCCAAAGCGAAGCACCCGCGTCTACATTGCCGGGCAACTTTAAAAGCACATCATTATCTGCAGCATAACGAGGGCTTACCAGCAATTCAACTTCCTGCCCATTTTTTAAGTTCAGCGGACCATATCTTTCCGATTTTTTACAAGAAACAAGTGCAAAGGCTACAAAAAGAAAAAGTATGTTTTTCATAGGTGAGTGGTTTTTAGATTAATAGTTCTGATATAAAACGTAATAATACCGATAAGCGCTACACATATTGATAATCTTTCAGGGTATTGTGGAGCATTAAAACTGATAATTTAGCTAAACCTTAAAATGTGCTAATAGTCCCGTGTTTTGTATAAATGGGTCTTAATACTCTACAATACCTTTGTTATCAATATTTAACAAAGAAAAAAATGTCGAAAATAATTTTAATTACCGGTGCTTCACGTGGCTTTGGTAAAATCTGGGCAAAGGCCCTTTTAGAGCGTGGCGATAAAGTAGCTGCAACCGCAAGAAATATAGCGGATTTAAATGATTTGGTAGAAGCTTATGGCGATGCCGTGTTTCCGCTTCAATTGGATGTAAACGATAGGGATGCCTGTTTTGCAGTAGTTGAAAAAGTTAAGGAGCACTTTGGCCGTATAGATGTATTGATCAATAATGCGGGATTTGGTTTATTTGGTGCCATAGAAGAAACAACCGAACAACAGGCCCGAGCACAAATGGAAACCAATTTTTTTGGACTGCTGTGGGTAACACAAGCAGTTGTTCCGGTAATGCGCGAACAAAAAGCTGGGCACATTATCCAGGTTTCTAGCTTCCTGGGCTTGGTGAGTTTGCCCATACTAGGTTTGTATAATGCCTCTAAATATGCGGTTAACGGCCTAAGTGAAACCTTGGCTACAGAAGTAAAAGGTTTTGGCATTAATGTAAGTTTAATCGAACCAAATGGTTTTTCTACCGATTGGTCGGGTGCTTCAGCTTTCCAAACAGAGCCGCTAGAGGCATATGCTCCAGTTAAAAAGGCGTTTTTTGATGCTTCAACACCCGATAGCTGGGGTAAACCAGAAGCAACGGTACCCGCTGTATTGGCATTGATCGACAGTCCTAACCCCCCTTTACACTTCTTGTTGGGTAAAGTGGCTCTCCCAGGTGTTAAACAGGTTTATGCAGAACGTTTGGCTGAATTTGATGAATGGGCTGAAGTAGCGGCCAATGCACACGGTCATTAATAAATCATTTAAAACCTTTAACTACAAGCTGTACAGAGTAATTGTGTAGCTTGTAGCTAATTACCATTCAAAGGGATGAAACACTATAAAAATTTGGCCGAATTACATAGAGAAAATGCATTTCCGCCGCCCGAGAATCCATTGTTTAGCATTTACAAATGCGACCACATGTGTAGCATGGGCGACCGGGAGTTTACAAGCGATTTCTATATGATCGGTTTTAAAAAGATTATTGCAGGACAAATCCTTTATGGACGTACAAAATATGACCACGAGAGCGGTTCGATGATGTTCTTTAAACCCCATCAGGTAATCGAAATGAAAAACCTGGAGATGGATGAAGACGGTTTTTTGATTTTTATTCACGAAGATTTTTTGAATGGACACATGTTGCATGATACCATCAAAAAATACCACTACTTCGATTACGAAACCAACGAAGCACTGCATCTCTCGCCTAGTGAAGAAAGCACAGTATGGGAGCTGTATCATAAAATTGAAACCGAATACCACAATAACCAGGATGAATATAGCCGCGAATTGATTTTGGCCAATGTAGATACTTTGCTTAAATACAGTCAACGTTTTTACAAAAGGCAATTTCTTAACCGCACAGAAATTTCGGGCAAAACAGTAACCAGGTTTAATGAAGAAATAAATAAATACGTTGCTAATGGATTATTGGCTACTAAAGGTTTGCCATCAGTGCATGATATGGCAGCGCGTTTAAACATTTCGGCAGGTTACTTAACAGACGTTTTAAAACAGGAAAGCGGAAAAACGGCTTTAGAACATATCCATATTTACCTGATAAGTGAAGCAAAAAACCGTTTGATCGGTGAAAATAGGTCGGTTTCGGAGATTGCTTATGCATTGGGGTTTGAGAACCTTTCTTATTTCTCGCGTTTATTTAAAAAAGAGGTTGGTATTAGCCCAAATACATTTAAAAAGCAGTTGCTGAATTGATGTTTTCGTGCTATTGTTGGTCAGGATTTACACTCGCCTTTTTAACTATTTATTTGTCCCCCAGATATAGAAGATGAGCGCAGATTCCATTATTCATCTCTTACACTCCCCCCTGACCACCAAGCGTACAAAGACATATTTTTTGTACAATAAAGCCCAACCCCCAGACTTCCGGCTGCTGATTAAAACACACTCATCCCCCAAAAACCTACGTTCCTGTACTTTATCTTTTTTCTTAAAATTAGTTTTCGTTGCTTTGTTTAGCGCAGAAAATTTTGGAAAAGAAATCCTATATATCGCTTTATTGGAAATGCCAGCTAATCGGTTGGTCGGTAGCTGCTTTGTACTGGACATTTCAAGGTTGGACCGCTGCTGGTCATTTTAGATTCGATCTGGCTGTTGTTCAGTTTGTTTCGGATGTGGCGATGTATATTCTGATTACACATTTGTACCGTAATTTTGCAAATAAAAACAATTGGCAAGATCTGGCGCTTGAGAAGCTGATCTGGCGAATGTTGATTGTTATTCCGGTGATGGGTATTTTTTATACCTTGGTTACCATTAGTAAGTTGTATCTGGTGAGGCAGCTGTTTCTAAGCCATCCATCACAGTCATATACCAGTTTTTTTACTGTAAATACGGCGGGTATTTTTATTGCCGGTATCCGTTTAATGGCCATATGGCTTTTAGCCTATCATCTTTATCACTACGCGAAAAGAGAAGTCAGGTTATCGGTAGAAAATGCCAGGTTGGAGCTTAGTTTTAAACAATCGCAACTAGACAACCTTTCCGCTCAGTTAAACCCTCATTTTTTATTCAATGCGCTCAATAATATAAAGTCCTTAGTGTATACCCGCCCCGATGCTGCAGCTAGGGCGATCGACCTGCTAAGTGAACTGTTGCGTAGTGGGCTATATAAAGGTAGTACCATGCTCATTAGGTTAAATGAAGAAGTAGACCTGGCGAGAGATTACCTGGAGCTGGAAGGTTTGAGAATGGAAGAAAGATTACAGTATGAGTTAGACATCGATATTTCGCTCTCTGGAGTGATGGTGCCACGTCTGTGCATTCAAACATTGGTAGAAAATGCGGTAAAACATGGCGTTGCATTAGAGAAACAAGGTGGAAAGATTAATGTAATCATTAACGAGCAGGATGGATTGGTTAGTATCCGTGTTTTAAACCCTGGTAAATTGGAGCAGGATAAAAGGGCTGCAGGAATTGGGCTTAAAAACCTAAAAGAACGACTCGATCTCAGTTACCAGCACCGTGCATCTTTCAGCCTTTATCAAATGGATCAGCAGGTTTGTGCTGAAATTAAAATCCCGATCAGATGAATAATGTTAGGACACTAATCATCGACGATGAACGAGGAGCAAGGCAGGAACTGATCAGAATGCTAAAAAGCTATCCTCAGGTTACGGTATTAGGTGAGGCTGCCAATGCGGATGAAGCCGAGAAGCTAATCGGACTTTTAAAGCCCGACCTGATTTTTTTGGATATACAGATGCCTGGCCGTTCGGGTTTCGATCTGCTGGAAAATTTGATACACGTACCAGAGGTGATTTTTGTAACTGCTTTCGACAGTTATGCAGTACAGGCTTTTGAAGTAAGCGCCATGGATTACCTGATGAAACCTGTACGGGAAGAACGCTTTAAAAGTGCAATTGATAAAGCTATAGAAAAGATTGGCACGAATGATTGCGCAGCTATTTTTGTAAAGGACAGGGGCAAACATCACCTCATAAAATGGAAAGATGTGCATTTGATCGAGTCGGTAGAGAATTACGCGCGACTCTTTTTTGGCGGTGAACAGGTATTGCTTAAAACTTCGTTAAATAGACTGGAAGAAAACCCCAATTGCCAAAGGTTTTTTAGGGCTAGCAGAAGTATATTATTTAATATCGATTATATCAATTTGGTGAAAAAAGATGATAATGGCACTTTCGTAGAACTTAAAACAGGAGAATCGATCAGGATCTCAGAACGCCAGGCTATTAAATTCCGGAGCCTGATTAAGCTATAAACATTAAATTTTTTAATTATGAAAATGAACTTGGTAAAACTGGGTGTGGCTGCGCTATGCCTTGTAATGGGACTGGAAACTTTTGCACAGCAAAAACTAACCTTGCCCGATAACAGTAATTATATCATCAACGATAGTGTGATGATTAAAACAAAATACGGCATTACTTTATCTGCAGTAGTGGTAAGGAAAAAAGGTATGCCGCAGAAATTGCCTGCCGCACTCTTTTATTTTATCTACTCCAACACCAATAGAAGTTTGATGGAAGCCAAATATGCCGCCGATCATGGTTATGTTGGCATTGTTGCCGATGCAAGGGGAAAACGGCTTAGTCCTGATGCGCCAGGGCCTTACGAACATGAAACCAAAGATGTAAATGCAGTTATCGATTGGATTATCGAACAATCATGGAGCGATGGCAGGGTAGGGATGTATGGTGGAAGTTATTCGGGTTTTGCACAATGGGCAGCGGCTAAATACCTGCATCCAGCGCTAAAAACCATTGTGCCCTATGTTGCAGCTATTCCGGGACTTGGTTTGCCCATGGAAAATAATGTTTTTTTAACCGCCAATTACCAATGGGCCTTTTATATTACCAATAATAAATATACTGATGATGCCATAAATAACGACAATGCGCGCTGGCGTAACATGAGGTTTAATTGGTGGAAAAGTGGGGCTGCTTATAACAAGATCGATAGCATTGATGGCACACCAAACCCATGGCTACAGAAATGGCTTAGCCACCCCGATTACGATGCCTATTGGCAGTCGATGGTGCCTTACGGTAGCGATTTTAAACACATCAATATTCCAGTGCTCAGTATCACCGGCTATTACGACGATGGGCAGGTTTCGGCATTAGAATACCTGCGCGAACATTATAAGTATAATCCATCAGCCGAACATTATTTAATTATAGGCCCCTATGATCATTTTGGGTCGCAGATAGGTGGAGTAGCCAAGCTGAGGAGTTATGAGGTAGATTCAATAGCACTGATCAATACCCGCGAAATCACTTTCGAATGGTTCGATTATATTTTTAAAGGCGGAAAGAAACCTGGACTGTTAAAAGATAGAATCAATTTTGAGGTAATGGGCGCAAATAATTGGAAACATGCTCCTTCACTGGCAAAGATGGAGGACTATCGTATCCGGTTTTATCTGGATAGTACAGCGAACGGAACGATGCTGTCGGAGCAAAAGCCAGCTAAAGAGGTTTTTATGAATCAACAAGTTGATCTGGCAGATAGAATTAAGTTCTACAATGATTATTATCCCGATCCCATTATAAAAAAAGAAATCGAAAGATCCAACGGACTGTTTTTTATCACGAAGCCATTTGATAAAGCTGTTTCGGTGTCAGGAGCCCTAGAAGGACAGCTTAAGGCCATCATCAACAAAAAGGACATGGATATAGGCCTGGTGTTGTACGAAGTTACACCCTCAGGCGAATATTTTCAGCTCTCTTATTATTTAGGAAGAGCCAGTTATGCATACGATATGAGCAGAAGGAGCTTGCTTAAACCTGGGAAATTAGAAACGATACCTTTTTATAGATCGAGAGTATTCAGCAAGCAGTTGCAAAAAGGGAGCAGATTACTTTTAGTACTCAATATTGATAAAAATCCTTTTG
The nucleotide sequence above comes from Pedobacter riviphilus. Encoded proteins:
- a CDS encoding TonB-dependent receptor domain-containing protein → MKHIAITFTLFICFWLNSTAQLKERSFSGHVKEKTTNAAIPFASVTILNEAGKVLVSGMADDKGKFTLGTTQQGKLSIEFSFMAYHKVSVTIEADKNKADLGTVLMEPDTRVLNEVSVTAEKAAVSLKLDKKVFEVGKDILSQSGSVTELLAGVPSVSVAPGGGISLRGNSSVLVLINGRRSGLTAGTALEQLPADQVERVEVIANPSAQYDASGSAGIINIVLKRNKKSGFNGQLRLVGGIPNDSRISPSLNYKSNKLNLFSTVGLRFSDYVGLYKTNQKVNQNGFNSMLNQRQDENRHDDGRLVYFGADYQPDSLNTITIAYLRNATKDHDKTTLAYNYFSSVPDSALVRSGESWENRNYNQIEFNYTRLFKKPGKKLTVDMQYDFWNSAKNWNLATSKISPSVEQRPEISTSNNGSSRDFAAQSDMVTPLNNKATLTYGIKAENRRVNSDFLAEGRTGDGWTVIDNIDNGVGYNEFIGSAYLQFNSKISHFSYQLGLRSEYTEVRIDDRRDVYDSKKDYLKLFPTLHLGYEMSKSTSLQFSYSRRINRPALNNLYPFNEITDYNSRYAGNPGLNPSYANVFELGLLKRMGTLIINPSLYYQHNTGVMIDYNYRENGLFISMPINIKQEERSGAELSVLYNPYKWLQMNMELNVYHFSQAGVYASQDFAFSGNTYTSRLGTQVKLPNKFSVQARYNFTGAVNNAQSSMKAIHSIDAGVGQNFLKDKASLLFDVSNLFNLRKFSTTTTGQGFSITQVNSPNAARYRLTFVYRLNLSDGQGVRQAKSGNRS
- a CDS encoding VOC family protein is translated as MATQIFVNLAVSDLNKSVEFFTKLGYTFNPQFTDEKATCMIISDTIYVMLLTRTFFQTFTQKEIIDAHKAIETSIALSADSKDAVNEMVDKAVAAGATVPNPATDYGFMYQHSFDDLDGHHWEYVWMDPNGAPEHQG
- a CDS encoding aspartyl protease family protein, whose protein sequence is MKRILPILTVLLPLSALAQQKLPVVKASIGQAKIYEENNAVSSWYINPKIKLDVFTTGKFTKPKSIKFKTDIDSIVFNISPGQKKEFIVLLNGKDSCLTQITAPVLKNFSKVSPEIHDSIPFFVNKYNTNFLPVVFNGTDSLLMNFDSGANDIDLTTAALAKKVKSKPKLYNTDYDIKIGNHIYKSKIYDIELAGNEVDGLVGWDIFDGMIVALDYDQNKMMVHSTMPKQILQDKQYTKFKITYIKNKPFIESEISQSGTKNKSLFFFDLGYQRTAMLDNDLLREMKFPTEKMEIIKKVIMHGIKGNEIPVTTVKLQSLKIGNFELKNVPAQVMEQNKPMPGVNVHYLGTDILKRFNTVFDFQNNVIYLKPNHLYDVAYADQKT
- a CDS encoding SDR family NAD(P)-dependent oxidoreductase, with protein sequence MSKIILITGASRGFGKIWAKALLERGDKVAATARNIADLNDLVEAYGDAVFPLQLDVNDRDACFAVVEKVKEHFGRIDVLINNAGFGLFGAIEETTEQQARAQMETNFFGLLWVTQAVVPVMREQKAGHIIQVSSFLGLVSLPILGLYNASKYAVNGLSETLATEVKGFGINVSLIEPNGFSTDWSGASAFQTEPLEAYAPVKKAFFDASTPDSWGKPEATVPAVLALIDSPNPPLHFLLGKVALPGVKQVYAERLAEFDEWAEVAANAHGH
- a CDS encoding helix-turn-helix domain-containing protein → MKHYKNLAELHRENAFPPPENPLFSIYKCDHMCSMGDREFTSDFYMIGFKKIIAGQILYGRTKYDHESGSMMFFKPHQVIEMKNLEMDEDGFLIFIHEDFLNGHMLHDTIKKYHYFDYETNEALHLSPSEESTVWELYHKIETEYHNNQDEYSRELILANVDTLLKYSQRFYKRQFLNRTEISGKTVTRFNEEINKYVANGLLATKGLPSVHDMAARLNISAGYLTDVLKQESGKTALEHIHIYLISEAKNRLIGENRSVSEIAYALGFENLSYFSRLFKKEVGISPNTFKKQLLN
- a CDS encoding sensor histidine kinase, which codes for MEKKSYISLYWKCQLIGWSVAALYWTFQGWTAAGHFRFDLAVVQFVSDVAMYILITHLYRNFANKNNWQDLALEKLIWRMLIVIPVMGIFYTLVTISKLYLVRQLFLSHPSQSYTSFFTVNTAGIFIAGIRLMAIWLLAYHLYHYAKREVRLSVENARLELSFKQSQLDNLSAQLNPHFLFNALNNIKSLVYTRPDAAARAIDLLSELLRSGLYKGSTMLIRLNEEVDLARDYLELEGLRMEERLQYELDIDISLSGVMVPRLCIQTLVENAVKHGVALEKQGGKINVIINEQDGLVSIRVLNPGKLEQDKRAAGIGLKNLKERLDLSYQHRASFSLYQMDQQVCAEIKIPIR
- a CDS encoding LytR/AlgR family response regulator transcription factor, which gives rise to MNNVRTLIIDDERGARQELIRMLKSYPQVTVLGEAANADEAEKLIGLLKPDLIFLDIQMPGRSGFDLLENLIHVPEVIFVTAFDSYAVQAFEVSAMDYLMKPVREERFKSAIDKAIEKIGTNDCAAIFVKDRGKHHLIKWKDVHLIESVENYARLFFGGEQVLLKTSLNRLEENPNCQRFFRASRSILFNIDYINLVKKDDNGTFVELKTGESIRISERQAIKFRSLIKL
- a CDS encoding CocE/NonD family hydrolase; amino-acid sequence: MKMNLVKLGVAALCLVMGLETFAQQKLTLPDNSNYIINDSVMIKTKYGITLSAVVVRKKGMPQKLPAALFYFIYSNTNRSLMEAKYAADHGYVGIVADARGKRLSPDAPGPYEHETKDVNAVIDWIIEQSWSDGRVGMYGGSYSGFAQWAAAKYLHPALKTIVPYVAAIPGLGLPMENNVFLTANYQWAFYITNNKYTDDAINNDNARWRNMRFNWWKSGAAYNKIDSIDGTPNPWLQKWLSHPDYDAYWQSMVPYGSDFKHINIPVLSITGYYDDGQVSALEYLREHYKYNPSAEHYLIIGPYDHFGSQIGGVAKLRSYEVDSIALINTREITFEWFDYIFKGGKKPGLLKDRINFEVMGANNWKHAPSLAKMEDYRIRFYLDSTANGTMLSEQKPAKEVFMNQQVDLADRIKFYNDYYPDPIIKKEIERSNGLFFITKPFDKAVSVSGALEGQLKAIINKKDMDIGLVLYEVTPSGEYFQLSYYLGRASYAYDMSRRSLLKPGKLETIPFYRSRVFSKQLQKGSRLLLVLNIDKNPFAQINYGTGKDVSKETIKDAGVPLKIKWSTQSFIELGFSVDVKDLF